The window GTGACCATGTTCGGTTTTTGTATGTGCTGAACTCATCTCTCTTCCTTATTTAATGGATTTGATATATTCAATTAAGTTGGCAACGTCTTCATCAGACAATTGGCCTTGGAATAACGGCATGGCTGCTGGGTAAGTTTCTACAATTTTTGCAGAAGATACCAAGATGGATTCGCGAAGGTAATTTTCATCCGCCTTAGCTTTGGTTCCATCAGCAAACTTACGCTCCGATCCAAAAAGACCTTTCATTGTTGGTCCAACAACTCGGGATCCATCAATGGAGTGACAAGAAGCGCAAGCTTTTTGGGCAAACAAAACTTTCCCTAAGTCAGCAGGAGAGTCCGCACCTTTTTTCTCAGCATGGTACCAAGCCGCATATTCTTCAGAAGGGATCGCTTTGATTTTGATCATCATTCCGGAGTGTTTGGTTCCGCAATATTCTGTACAAAAAACGATGTATTCTCCTGGTTGTTTTGGCTCAAACCAAAGTTGAGTGAGTTTTCCTGGAACCGCATCTTGTTTGGTTCGGAAAGCCGGAACATAAAAACTATGGATGACGTCTTTCGAAGTGAGAATGAGTTTCGTTGCTTTTCCAGCAGGAACAATCATTGGATCATTTGCTGAACTATAGAACTCTTTTCCATTCGCATAACGGTACGTCCATGCCCACTGTTCTGCAGTGACATGAATTTCTGCCGCCACGTCTTCTGGTGGGGTTCTCAGTTTTTCAAAAATAACCATACCCCAATAGAAAATTCCCATCATGATGACGAGAGGGATAAAGGACCAAAGGAACTCTGCAAAATTATTGTGAGTAATGTATGCGGATTTCTGGTCTACACTTGTACGTTTGAACTTGATGAGGAACCATGTCATTCCACCAATCAAGATGACAAACGAAACAAGGCTTGCGATGATCAGAAATGCATAGAGAAGATCGACTTCTTTTGCGATTTCAGTGGCCTGGATAGGCATGAACGAGGTCGCTGGAATGAGACTGCTCCAAGACATCTATGTGACTCCTTGACGGTTGTTATTTGTTATTTTTCGCCAGTTTATGTATAAAAACGCACCGAGAAGGAGTAAGGTGACCGCCCCCCCGAATTGCATCATCCTGTATGCGTATATCGTATATTTATTTTTTCTAGGATCAAATTGAAAGCAAAATAAAGCAAACTTGTCCACAAAACTCCCAATCTTACCAGAAGATGCCTCAAGGAAGGCAAATTTTAAATCCCTTGGTTCGAGTTGGATGCCTTGGAAGATCCGAGACACTCTCCCATCGGGAGTCAAAACATACACACCACTTGCATGGATGTATTGTTTGGCTTCGCCGTCCCAAGCATAACGAAAATCCAATTGTTTGGTGAGTGCATCAATGGATTCTTGTGAGCCTGTGAGTAAATGGAGGCCTGAATCTGCTCCCACTCTGCCGTATTCCTTCAAATAAGCCCCTTTTTTGGGAAACGAAATGGATTCGTTTTCTTTTGGATCGATGGATACCGCAATGTATTGGTATTCTTTGCCGAGTGACCAATCCAAATCCTTTAAACTTTTGAAGACACCATTGAGGTGAAAGTTACAAAGGGTGGGGCATTTAAAATAAACGGGAGAGAGAAGGACTGGTTTCCCTGCTGCGAGAAAATCAGAAAAGAGAACTTCTTTGCCCGATTCATCTCGAAAAGGAATGTTGAGTTGCAACGTTTTGCCTGTAACATCCGAAAATCCAATGTTTTCCAATTCCTTAGGGAGTTTGTTTTCCCTTGTCAAGTTGGAGTGTGGGTCATACGCAGACACAGACTCGATGACAAGAAAGAAACAAAAACAAATGAAAATGCGGATGTTCACGTAATTTGGTTGTTACCCTATTTGGATTGAACGCTTTTGTTTTCCATTCCTGGGTTTTCCGGTGTTCCCGGGTGGACAAAGGAAATGTACGCGAAGAAAAGAATGTTGAGAGCAAGTGTGACAAGGAAAGTCCAATAGCCACCCTTATTATAAAGGTCTGTGTTTTGCATAATCTTACCTGATATAGTCTATACGAAAAACTGCTCTTTTTATCCAACAATTTTTAAAAGATGCAAGATTAATTTTATTTTCCCCAAACCCAGATCACAAAACCTGGAGGAAACAGATAGACGTATGACACTCAAACGTTTTTACACCATTCTTTCCGCGATGATCCTACTCAATCTTCTCTATGGACCGCTCGTTCGGGCCACAGATTCGGGACTGGCATGCCCTGATTGGCCTTTGTGTCATGGGAAGTTTGTGCCAGAGTTTACCTTCCAGATCTTTATGGAAGTGGGGCATCGTTATTATTCTGGAATTTTAGGAATCCTTGTGGGGATCGGTTTTATATGGATTCTAAAAAATCCAGAGACTCGGAAATCGTTAGGAGTTCCTGCAAGTCTTTCACTATTATTTCTCATTTCTCAAGTGATTCTTGGTGGTTTGACTGTTACCAAACTCCTCCACCCAACAACCGTTAACCTACATTTACTCAATGCAGTGTTATTATTATCAGCATGTGTCACGATTCGATTACAATTATCGGAAACATCTTCCCAAACGGAATTTTTATGGAACCAAGACGGAAAGTATTATTTTCTCATTGTACTCTTAGCTGTTTTGTATCAATTGTTTCTCGGTGGGAAAGTGAGTTCCCATTATGCAGGTCTTGCTTGTCCCGATTTCCCTACTTGCCATGGGGAATGGTTTCCTTCGATGGTAGGAACCATACGATTCCACATGGAACATAGGCTTTTTGGGTATCTTGTCACCCTACTCGTTTTATCCTTATCCGCTTATGCCATCCTCACTTTAAAAAATCAAAAAGTGAAACAGTATTTAAAAATCGCTGGTTATCTCGTATCGTTTCAAATCTTTTTGGGTGCGATGAACGTATTGTATCATTTACCAAAACTTGTGACTGGCCTCCATACCTTAAATGGGGTTTTAGTTTTTTTGTTTTGTTATATGGCCGCATTTTACCATTTTCGTTCTGACAAAAAGGGTGTTCGTTGATGTTCCGCTTATGGAACCAACTCACAAAACCTAGGGTCACAGTGCTTGTATTGGCCACTGTACTGCCTGGAATGTACCTTGGAACCACAGGATACCCGAGCTTAACTGTCATCTCCATCACTTTATTTGGGACTTATCTTATGAGTTCTGCTTCTTTTATCCTCAACCAATACATTGAGAGAGAAAGAGATGCTGTCATGTACAGAACCAAACAAAGACCAATCCCTGCAGGTGAAATTTCTCCCACATTTGCGTTATTACTGGGAATTGTAGTCGCAATCGTTTCGTTTGGAATCCTCACTTATTTCATCAACCTGCTAACGGCCGTTTGTGCACTTGCGGCACTTTTACTCTATGTATTTTTATACACCATCTGGTTAAAACCTAGAACAGAACAAAACATTGTGATTGGTGGAATCTCAGGTTGTATCGGACCACTCATCGGGTATGCTGCCATGGCGAATGCACTTCCGATGCAAGCGTGGGTCATGTTCCTCATGATCTTTCTTTGGACACCAGCTCATTTTTGGGCCCTTGCGATTTTCCTAAAAGATGATTATGAATTTGCAGGGATCCCAATGATGCCTGTTGTCTCTGGAATAGAAAAAACGGTGAACCAAATTTTTCTGTATGCCATTGCGTATTCATTGTCTGTGATTGGGTTTTATTTTGTCGATGACCGTATGGGCTATTTATTTTTACTTTCTGCGATTGTCCTAACGGTTCTCATCCTTGGATTTGCCTATCGATTAAAACTATCGATGGACAAAGTGCTTGCGAAGCGATTTTTCTTTTTTAGCATTTTACACTTATTCCTCGTGAGCATTGCCATCGTCATCGATTCCAAAATTTAGGTTTTTTGATTGATTTGGGTAAGGAATTCTGTTTTCCTTTTGCCCATGAGTGTACTTGCGCGTTATTTCTCAAAATCTGATTTAGATGAAATCAAATCTGCCGTTGGAGAAGCCGAATCCAAAACGTCTGCAGAAATTGTCCCTTTTTTTGCTGAGTCATCCCATCATTATCGCGAATGGGCTTGGTTTGGAGCCTTTCTTTTGGGTGGCCTAACTGGCATTAGTTTTTATACAGCTCAAAATGTTTATGGGCTTGTCTGGGGAAATGAATCCTTATTTGCCGTTTTATCTGTCTGGGCAGGTGCAATTATTGGACTTGGAATTTTCACATTATTCCCAAAACTCCGAATCCTTCTTGTACCTAGAAACGCCAAACAATACTTTGTCGAGCTTAGGACAAAGGAAGCGTTTTTAGACGAAGAAGTTTTCCGTACTAAAAATAGAACAGGTATTTTGATCTATATTTCTCTATTCGAACACTTTGTTCGCGTTTATCCAGACAAAGAAATTGCAAGGGTGGTTCCAAAATCGGAATGGAATGAGGCAGTCAGGCTTATCGTTCTTGGAATGAAGTCCGGAAAAAAGAAGGAAGGCATTGTTGCAAGTATCCTCTTCTGTGGTGATTTACTCAAGCAGTACAATATCCATGTGGAAAAGGATGATAAAAATGAAATCTCCAATGAAATTCGAGACGGTGGGAAATTGATGTAATGAAAATGAATATCGAAACATCAAATTCAACCTCTTTGCTCAGACAAAATTTTATGTTTGTATTCGTACTTTTCACTTCTCTATGTTGTTTCTTGATTCCAATGTTTGGATATCCAGTTCCAAAACTGGAACGAAGGGTGATGGACCATGCTGGGATTTTATCTGAAGCCACCGTTACACAATTAGAATCCAATCTAAAACAGTTTGAAGCAGAAACTAGCAATCAAATTGCCGTGTACACCACTCCCAGTTTGCAGGACGAAACCATCGAAGGAGTGGCAATCGAAATCTTTGATGAATGGAAATTAGGACAAAAATCCAAAAACAATGGAATTTTGCTCATCATCGCCCCTAACGAACGTAAAATGAGAATTGAAGTGGGCCGAGGTCTCGAAGGGGCATTGACAGACATCCAAGCCAAACAAATCATTCGGAACGAACTCAGACCCAGTTTCAAATCTGGCGATATGGATGGTGGAGTGACTGCTGGAGTGAATGCGATTATGGCCACCATACGCGGAGAATACGCTCCTTCTGAAGATGATGTCCAAACGACAGGCCGTGATACGGCTTCCGATGTGATCCCATCCGGGATTGTCGGCGGGATTTTCACATTTATTTCCCTCTTCATACCATCGTTTGGTGGTGTGATTTTTACGATCATTGGTCTTATAGTCATTTTACCTTTGTTAACCTTTATCTTTGGTGGGACCTTTGGGTTAATCGCTGCCATCATTTTATTCGTGATCATCATGTTTCTCAGGCGCAAACTGGGCCATGGCCTTGGCGGTGGCAGTGGATATGATGGAAGTGGGTATTACGGAGGATGGTCTTCAGGTGGAGACTCATGGTCATCAAGTGATTCCAGTGATAGTTGGTCTGGAGGTGGAGGTGATTCCGGCGGAGGTGGATCTTCGGGGGATTGGTAATCTTTATTTCAATTAGGCCAATTTATGTGAACATCTGCGATACCATACCATTCCCGTCGCAAATAGGATAGGAATGGTAGCAAAACTTTCTTTTTAATTATGTGATTTCAATCACGATCAAAGTGGAATCATCCTTCCATGTGGTTTTATTCATTTTCTGGAAAAGCATGGTTTGGATGGATGGAATGATTTCTTGGAACGGTAACTCATTTGTACTTTGGATTGTCTGCATAAGGTCATCCCAAGCCTGCATCCCATCTGCCTCATTCAATTCTTCAAAGAGTCCGTCTGTAAAAAGAAAAATCCGGTCTCCCGATTCCACTTTGGATTCAAAGATTCCATAACGATAATGTTCCAAAATACCAATGATTGGGCCTGTATTTTCTACAATGAGTGATTCGTTATTTTTTTTCAGAATGATTTGATTTTGAACACCACCTCCCGCATAACGAAGGATATTTTGGTGAAAATCAAAATCCATCACAAGAGCTGGAAAATAAATTTGTAAATCAGCATTTTTATCATAAAAATGTTGGTTCATATAAAACAAAAGATCATTGGGTCGCATTGCCACAGCGGACACTCTTTCAAATTCCGATTGGATCATCATGGAATACAAAGCGGCTTGTAATCCGTGTCCAGTAGCATCTCCCAAAAAAAACCGATAATAAAAATCTTGGATTCTTTTCACAAAAAAGATATCACCACCCACATCTGCAGTTGGTTTGTACAAAATATCCACACGCAAATGTGGTTCCATTTCGGGTACTTTGGTTACACTTTGGATGATAGATTTGGCAAGTTTCATATCCTTGGTGATTTGATCCAATTTGCTTTGTAATTCGATGGTTTTTTCTTTGACCCTAGTTTCGAGTCGTTCATTTAAAATCGTAATTTGATTTTGGACTTTTTGAAGGGTTTGGTTTTTTTCGGATAGTTCTATTGCGAGATTTTCCGCATCCACAAATCCTTTTGAAAAATTGCGGGCGATGTATATTGACTGAACAAAAAACATCATAAAAATGCCAAAATGAATTGTGAGAGGTGAATTGATGATGAGATTGTTTACCAAAATATCATTCACAAAACTAGCCACAAATACAATAAAACTAATGAGAAAAATAAGCGAACCCGGTTGTGAATCTCGGATGGCTCTTGATAAAACAAGTAGTGTATAAATGGCACCAAGTAAGGTGAAAATTTGAAATGGCACCATCAAATACGTATAAAACGATGATCTCGTCAGCAATACGATGCAACAAAAAGCATATCCTACATACTTAAGTAATTCATATACCCTTCTTGAAAAATATGGTTTGAATAATAAATACACATATTTTGCAAATATTGGAGTGATAAAGAAAAAGCTGAGATAACTTAGTTTTAGGTGGATTTCCCAAGGTAGGTCAGGAATTACTTGCACTAAATATTTGTTACCAGTGATAAACACTCGTAAGGCGACAAGAATACAGGTGAGAGCAAACCAATATGTAAATGGATCTTTTTTTCGATTCCAATAAAGAAAGATATGATACAATCCCATAAATAAGATACTACCCACGAGTAACATATCTCTTAAGATTTGAAATTCGTATTGTTTATGGATATCGGAGGTTCTACCTAAGATGATGACCTGTGCTGGACCACCTTTTCTATGATGGTAGTTGGAAATTTGTAATAAAAATGAAGTTTGGTTTTCTTTCGGTATAAAATCAATGATCTGTGGTCTGTATTCGGGGATCCCTGATTGATAGGAAGTGGAAACATATCCATTGGATGCAAGTCTCTCTCCATCAACGAACAATATATAGGCGGATTCCATTTCTGGAACTTTGATCGAAAGTGGAATCCCTTTTAATCCATGTAATAATTCTACATGAAAGGTCCCATAACCATCACCTGCCAAAAATCCTTTTTCTAAAAATGACTTTGTCCAAACGCCTGGAACTGTAAAATAGAGAGGCTCACGTATGGATTTGATTTCAGTTAGTTCTGAGGGCGAAAACAACATCCCTGGGTAATATTCCCAATCACCAACAATAGGAATGATTTGGTTGTTTTGAGCTAAATATGAAACGGCAGTTAAGTGCCCTTTCTCCGCAACTGGCGGTACTTCTGCCACTGAACATGTCAAAAGTACCAAACTCCAAAGGAATGTGATCCAACGGAGATAATGTTTCACGATTCCTTCGTATCCTCTAGAGACGGTTGGCGATAGGAATGTACTTTCTTTGGTTTTCGCCCACATAAATTTGTTTTGGACGAACTTTTGAGAAATCCCCTTTCATTCTTTGTTCTCTCCAATGGGCAAGCCATCCAGGAAGCCTTCCAATCACTTGCATGACTGAGAACATGTTTTTAGGAATTCCCAAGGTGTGGAACACCAAACCAGAATAATATTCTAAGTTAGGGTACAAAAGATTCTCCATAAAGTATGAATCGTTCCAAACCACTTCATCGATTTGAAGGGCGATGTCTTCGACAGGACTCAATTTTCGATCCTTATAAAAATCTTTGATGATTTCACGAGCGACTTGTGCTCTTGGACTGACGACATCGTATGCTTTTTGTCCAAATCCATTGGTGCGGATCGTAAGCCCTCCCCGTTTGAATCTTTCAAAGTAATCTTTCACAGGAGTTTTTGTTTTGATGATGTCTTCGATGAGTCCAATCGCAGCTGTTGGCCTTCCCCCTTCTCTTGCACCCCACTGCGCCATAATTCCAGCCGAGATCGAAGCAAACAAATTCGCTTGAGTCGAACCTACTACTTGTACGGCGGTATTGGATACATTTTGTTCGTGGTCGGCATGTAAGATCCACATTTGGTTTAAAATACGATCAAATTCTTCCGGAACATTGTAGTTGTCTGCAGGAAGTTTGTGCATCATGTATAAAAAATTTGTGCAGTATGGATTTTTATCGAGAGGGTAAACAAAAGGATGGCCTACAGCATGTTTGTAAGTGAATGCTGCAATCGTACGAATTTTTGCAAGTAATCTGGCAATTAAATCCACTCCCATATCCAACTTCTCTTCGTATTCTTCTAAATAATAACTAGATAATGATGTTACCATTACAGATAAAACAGCAAGTGGGTTAGCCACTCCTGGAAAACCATCAAAAAGATTTAACATATCTTCGTGGATCATGGAGTGTTTTGAGAGGCGACTAGAAAAATCACTTAACTCTTGTTTTGTGGGGAGGTTACCATAAATTAATAAAAATGATGTTTCAACAAAAGTAGATTGGTATGCTAATTCTTTTAGGTCATAACCACGGTATGTGAGTTCTCCCTTTTCAGGATCACGTCTTGATACTTTTGATAAACCAAGGGCAGTATTAAAAAGTCCAGGGTCAACAGTAACAAGCCCTGTTTTGCGGTAAAATTCAGTAAGGTCGATACCTTCTTTTCCATCAGTACCTGTAATTACTGGAAGTTTGTATGTTTTACCTTTGATGTGGATTTCCACTTCACTCATGAAAAGACCTCTCTCCCTCCTATCTTATCAAACGTAAGTTAGGAATCTAGAAGAATTTACACTTGGGCGAGAGCAGAATGAAGGGAATCGTGGATGAGAACAAAATCAGTTAGGCCCACAATGTCCATGACCTTACGGAAATGGGTATTGAGTCCGGCAAATTCAATTTTACCTTGGTTCTCAGATGATTTTGTAATCAAACTAATGAGGGTGGCAATGCCAGCTGAGTTGATGTACGAGGTTTCCGAAAAGTTCAGGATCACACGAGACCGTTTGTCCTGTGGGATCGATTCGTAGGATTGCACAATTTCTTCTTCGGCTTCGGATGTGATTTCGCCAGAAATATGGATCACAGGGAGGTTTCCCCCATTCTCAAATCCCAATCGAATCTTAAACTCTTCCATCATTAGCCTCCAGGGAATTCCACTAAGAACGAGGGTCAACTAAAATTAGGATTTCGATTTTCTTTCTTCTTTTGTCATCCGGCCAAAGGGCTGTTTGCACTTTCGGCAGACAAAATAAACGTCCGTCGGTGTAGCAGATATCCCGACAAGTCCCATGGCAATCATCCCCCAAGCGGAATATTTCACAACCTTACGGGCGTTCTCGTCTCCGCGCGTGGTTCCGCAATCACAGGTGGGTCTGTCAGCTTTTTTAATGATTTGGTTCATAAAGGAAGGATTTCGGTTCCGCCAAAAAAACGGAACCGAAATTAGGCAATTTAATTTTTAGAAAGGTGTTCTACGTATTTTGCAAGGATTTTGATGTTATCGTCACCTAAATGGCCATATGCCACCATAGGGGATCCTTTGATTCCTTCTTTCAAAGTTTTTGTCACGCCAGCAATTGAGTTTCCATTTTTCCACTCAGAAGCAGGAGACTTGTAGTTTCTTGGTTTTGGGTTGAGAGCAGCAGCAGCAGCACCATCACCAGCCCCTTTTTCGCCGTGGCAAGAAGAACAATTTTGGAGGTATAATTCTTCTCCCTTCGCTAAGTCAGGATCGGCACTAGCACTGGATTCTTGCACAGCAGGTGCTTCTTCTTTTGGTTTGGAGTCGCCACAAGCCACCATCACAAATGCGAAGGAGACAGCGAGTAGAGAGACTAATACTTTTTTTGAGTTCATTTCTTACTCCGAGATAAGGTTGAACCCAGTCTCTTACCCTTCTCATCTTTTGAAAAGAAGAAATCAGTTTTTTTCCAAAAGATTTGAGAGCGCTTCGTTTAAATTTTGAAACTGAAACTCATATCCTGATTGTAACAATCGTTCTGGAACAACATATTGCCCTTTTGTTACCACCACACTTCCTTCACCAAATAACGCTTGTATAGCGAATGTAGGGACTTTGAAAAGATTCGGACGATTCAAGGTTTTTGCCAATTGTTTTGAAAATTCAGCGTTACTTGTTGGGTTAGGAGACACTAAGTTGTAGGCTCCTTGGGAAGTAGAAGAAGTCATTAAATGTAAGGTTGCATTGATAAAATCTAAGATATGGATCCAACTCATCCCTTGCGTTCCAGATGCAATTGAACCTCCAACTCCTAATAAAAATGGAGGGATCATTTTTTCTAATGCCCCACCTTTTGGAGAAAGGACAATCCCTGTTCGAAGTAATATGGTCCGAATTCCTAATGGCAAAAGGGGATTTGTTTGGTTTTCCCAATCCACACAAAGTTTCGCCAAAAAATCATCTCCGGGTGGCGAAGTTTCCGTATAGGACTGATGGATGGTTTCGGACATTCCATAGTAACCTACAGCACTTGCATTGATAAAAACTTTTGGTGGGTTTTTTAAATCTTGGATACGAGCGACAAGTCCTCTCGTGAACTCAATCCGAGAAGTAGAAATTAATTGTTTTCGTTCTTCTGTCCACCTAACACCCGCAATAGGCTCTCCAACTAAATTGATGATGGCGTCGAGGTTTTCTAAATCGGAGGATTGTGGTAGAAGGCATGTGACAAATTCAATCTCAGGAAATGAGGAAAGTGATTTGGGGAGTGATGTTTGGCGCGAAAATACTCGGAAGCGATGGCCTTTTTGTATCGCCGTTTGAATCAAAGACTTTCCAATGAGGCCTGTTCCGCCTAAAATTCCTATTTTCATGATGACTCCGATGTATGGTGTAAATAAAAAAAGAAGTAGCCCATTTTCGCATTCAGCATAAGTTTTTCTTTCTATGAGACCTGTGATTGTATTACCGATTTTCTTTGCCCTAGTTTTTATTTTGTTTGGAAACTACTTCTTATTTTCCGGAACGAACAAAAAAATCGAAAGTTACAAAGAAAATCCACCATTTCGCATTGAAGATGCAACGGCATCCACTGGGCTTTCGCATTTATTAGACAAAAATCCTTCCACAGTTTGGAGAAAGATTCGAATCTCACAAGTGGATTTTGATTTTTTCTTGGAAATGCAACTCTCCCATGTGTGGGATGGAAACGGATTCCAACCCAGAAAATTTGAATCACTTGTCATTGAATCCTGTCCAGGGGAAACATTACCTCCGTTTCGTCTCCGTTTTTTACTACGCGAAAGCATCAATGTGGACAAAGAACTTAGGATGCCTAAGGATCAAATGGTTTTTATTTTCCAATCCAAGGAAATTGGGAAAAAACAAATTTCCATCCCGCTGAACCAACTCCCTAAATTCCAAAAAGAAAACGAATACCCAAACAATATTTTTATCCTGACACCTGAGTTCAAAATAGAAACAGAAACTGGTTGTATTGCGGATGTAACATTAAAGGAAGTTTTATGACAAATTTTCCGAATAAACTTTCTTCCTCTCCCACTTTACCACCAAACAAAGGGAAGGAGAAAAAATTTGATATTTCCAATATTTTAGAAGATGGCCCTCTCCCCTTAACAAAAAATTCGAACCAAATCAATGATATGGATGAAAAGTTAAGGAAAGCATATTTTTGGATTACTAATTTTGCGATCATCAATCCATTTTATGACATTGAATACAATGACACACCTCCACTGAAATTTACAATTGGGGATTCTAAATCAACCATCACACTCCCATCTGCTCAAAGTTATTCGAGTTTTGTTTTACTTCCGTTGTTATCTCTCATCGTCAAAGGAAAATGTTTGTTAGTGGGAGGTCCTGGACGAGGAAAAACAGCATCTGCAATTTTAATGGGTATCCTTGCAGGTTATTCCATCAAAGAAATCAAACGCTCCATCCAACATGGTCAACCTCAAATGACAATCACTGACTTACTCGGTAATCCGCTACCAAGTGATATGATGCAGGCCAAGTCTATGGACGAAATTAAAATTGCTTGGCGCAAATGGCTTGGCATGCAAGTAAAAATCATCGATGAATACAATCGGATTCCCACAAGGACACAGTCGGCACTTCTTACCATTATGGGTGATAATTATGCAGAAATTTATGACCAAATTTTTGAATGCCCAGAGGCCGCATGGTATTTAACTGCCAATGATGATGCCGGAGGTGGAACTTACCAAGTCATCGAAGCGCTTCGGGATCGGATTGATGTGGTTGTCAAAGCACCTCACTTTAACACACGTTTCATAAAAGATTTGATCCAAAGGGTCGAAGAAGGATACAAACCTGAATCACTTGTACCTAAAGAAATTATTTTTTCGGAAGAAGAGATGAAGGTTATGAGTGAACGTATCAAACAAGTTCAATTCCCAAGTGGTCTTCGTCGTCGGATGGAATTTTTTGCCTCTCAATTTGAGTTTATGGAGTATGCAGGCGAACAATTAGAATACAAAA of the Leptospira biflexa serovar Patoc strain 'Patoc 1 (Paris)' genome contains:
- a CDS encoding SpoIIE family protein phosphatase, with translation MKHYLRWITFLWSLVLLTCSVAEVPPVAEKGHLTAVSYLAQNNQIIPIVGDWEYYPGMLFSPSELTEIKSIREPLYFTVPGVWTKSFLEKGFLAGDGYGTFHVELLHGLKGIPLSIKVPEMESAYILFVDGERLASNGYVSTSYQSGIPEYRPQIIDFIPKENQTSFLLQISNYHHRKGGPAQVIILGRTSDIHKQYEFQILRDMLLVGSILFMGLYHIFLYWNRKKDPFTYWFALTCILVALRVFITGNKYLVQVIPDLPWEIHLKLSYLSFFFITPIFAKYVYLLFKPYFSRRVYELLKYVGYAFCCIVLLTRSSFYTYLMVPFQIFTLLGAIYTLLVLSRAIRDSQPGSLIFLISFIVFVASFVNDILVNNLIINSPLTIHFGIFMMFFVQSIYIARNFSKGFVDAENLAIELSEKNQTLQKVQNQITILNERLETRVKEKTIELQSKLDQITKDMKLAKSIIQSVTKVPEMEPHLRVDILYKPTADVGGDIFFVKRIQDFYYRFFLGDATGHGLQAALYSMMIQSEFERVSAVAMRPNDLLFYMNQHFYDKNADLQIYFPALVMDFDFHQNILRYAGGGVQNQIILKKNNESLIVENTGPIIGILEHYRYGIFESKVESGDRIFLFTDGLFEELNEADGMQAWDDLMQTIQSTNELPFQEIIPSIQTMLFQKMNKTTWKDDSTLIVIEIT
- a CDS encoding heme o synthase, which encodes MFRLWNQLTKPRVTVLVLATVLPGMYLGTTGYPSLTVISITLFGTYLMSSASFILNQYIERERDAVMYRTKQRPIPAGEISPTFALLLGIVVAIVSFGILTYFINLLTAVCALAALLLYVFLYTIWLKPRTEQNIVIGGISGCIGPLIGYAAMANALPMQAWVMFLMIFLWTPAHFWALAIFLKDDYEFAGIPMMPVVSGIEKTVNQIFLYAIAYSLSVIGFYFVDDRMGYLFLLSAIVLTVLILGFAYRLKLSMDKVLAKRFFFFSILHLFLVSIAIVIDSKI
- a CDS encoding citrate/2-methylcitrate synthase, which encodes MSEVEIHIKGKTYKLPVITGTDGKEGIDLTEFYRKTGLVTVDPGLFNTALGLSKVSRRDPEKGELTYRGYDLKELAYQSTFVETSFLLIYGNLPTKQELSDFSSRLSKHSMIHEDMLNLFDGFPGVANPLAVLSVMVTSLSSYYLEEYEEKLDMGVDLIARLLAKIRTIAAFTYKHAVGHPFVYPLDKNPYCTNFLYMMHKLPADNYNVPEEFDRILNQMWILHADHEQNVSNTAVQVVGSTQANLFASISAGIMAQWGAREGGRPTAAIGLIEDIIKTKTPVKDYFERFKRGGLTIRTNGFGQKAYDVVSPRAQVAREIIKDFYKDRKLSPVEDIALQIDEVVWNDSYFMENLLYPNLEYYSGLVFHTLGIPKNMFSVMQVIGRLPGWLAHWREQRMKGDFSKVRPKQIYVGENQRKYIPIANRL
- the coxB gene encoding cytochrome c oxidase subunit II; the encoded protein is MSWSSLIPATSFMPIQATEIAKEVDLLYAFLIIASLVSFVILIGGMTWFLIKFKRTSVDQKSAYITHNNFAEFLWSFIPLVIMMGIFYWGMVIFEKLRTPPEDVAAEIHVTAEQWAWTYRYANGKEFYSSANDPMIVPAGKATKLILTSKDVIHSFYVPAFRTKQDAVPGKLTQLWFEPKQPGEYIVFCTEYCGTKHSGMMIKIKAIPSEEYAAWYHAEKKGADSPADLGKVLFAQKACASCHSIDGSRVVGPTMKGLFGSERKFADGTKAKADENYLRESILVSSAKIVETYPAAMPLFQGQLSDEDVANLIEYIKSIK
- a CDS encoding TPM domain-containing protein codes for the protein MSVLARYFSKSDLDEIKSAVGEAESKTSAEIVPFFAESSHHYREWAWFGAFLLGGLTGISFYTAQNVYGLVWGNESLFAVLSVWAGAIIGLGIFTLFPKLRILLVPRNAKQYFVELRTKEAFLDEEVFRTKNRTGILIYISLFEHFVRVYPDKEIARVVPKSEWNEAVRLIVLGMKSGKKKEGIVASILFCGDLLKQYNIHVEKDDKNEISNEIRDGGKLM
- a CDS encoding COX15/CtaA family protein, which codes for MTLKRFYTILSAMILLNLLYGPLVRATDSGLACPDWPLCHGKFVPEFTFQIFMEVGHRYYSGILGILVGIGFIWILKNPETRKSLGVPASLSLLFLISQVILGGLTVTKLLHPTTVNLHLLNAVLLLSACVTIRLQLSETSSQTEFLWNQDGKYYFLIVLLAVLYQLFLGGKVSSHYAGLACPDFPTCHGEWFPSMVGTIRFHMEHRLFGYLVTLLVLSLSAYAILTLKNQKVKQYLKIAGYLVSFQIFLGAMNVLYHLPKLVTGLHTLNGVLVFLFCYMAAFYHFRSDKKGVR
- a CDS encoding TPM domain-containing protein, yielding MFVFVLFTSLCCFLIPMFGYPVPKLERRVMDHAGILSEATVTQLESNLKQFEAETSNQIAVYTTPSLQDETIEGVAIEIFDEWKLGQKSKNNGILLIIAPNERKMRIEVGRGLEGALTDIQAKQIIRNELRPSFKSGDMDGGVTAGVNAIMATIRGEYAPSEDDVQTTGRDTASDVIPSGIVGGIFTFISLFIPSFGGVIFTIIGLIVILPLLTFIFGGTFGLIAAIILFVIIMFLRRKLGHGLGGGSGYDGSGYYGGWSSGGDSWSSSDSSDSWSGGGGDSGGGGSSGDW
- a CDS encoding SCO family protein codes for the protein MNIRIFICFCFFLVIESVSAYDPHSNLTRENKLPKELENIGFSDVTGKTLQLNIPFRDESGKEVLFSDFLAAGKPVLLSPVYFKCPTLCNFHLNGVFKSLKDLDWSLGKEYQYIAVSIDPKENESISFPKKGAYLKEYGRVGADSGLHLLTGSQESIDALTKQLDFRYAWDGEAKQYIHASGVYVLTPDGRVSRIFQGIQLEPRDLKFAFLEASSGKIGSFVDKFALFCFQFDPRKNKYTIYAYRMMQFGGAVTLLLLGAFLYINWRKITNNNRQGVT